One window from the genome of Xenorhabdus bovienii SS-2004 encodes:
- a CDS encoding IS6 family transposase — MSLIRNAFKRLHYPVDIMAQCVRWYLAYALSLRNLEEMMAERGIEVDHATIHRWVLRLVPLLGKAFRPRKKPVGSRWRMDETYIKVKGQWKYLYRAVDTDGQTVDFLLTARRDAMAAQRFFRKAIRLHGRPAVVTIDKSGANTAALTLLNAEGSPQQGIEIRQNKYLNNLVEQDHRNIKRRIRQMLGFKSFRRAQTLLAGIELIHMIRKGQYQHPQSDGLSPAEQFYLLAA; from the coding sequence ATGTCCCTGATCCGAAACGCGTTTAAACGCCTCCATTATCCTGTCGATATCATGGCCCAATGTGTCCGTTGGTACCTCGCTTATGCCTTGAGTCTGCGCAATCTCGAAGAGATGATGGCAGAGCGCGGCATTGAGGTCGACCATGCCACAATACATCGTTGGGTGTTACGTCTGGTGCCCCTGCTCGGCAAGGCTTTCCGACCTCGCAAAAAGCCCGTTGGCTCCCGGTGGCGAATGGATGAAACGTATATCAAAGTGAAAGGTCAGTGGAAATACCTTTACCGGGCGGTCGATACCGACGGTCAGACGGTTGACTTCCTGCTGACCGCTCGCCGCGATGCAATGGCTGCCCAGCGTTTTTTCCGTAAAGCGATACGCCTGCACGGCAGACCCGCCGTCGTGACTATCGATAAAAGTGGGGCCAATACTGCCGCGCTCACTCTCCTCAATGCGGAAGGATCGCCTCAGCAGGGGATTGAAATCCGGCAAAATAAATACCTGAATAATCTGGTTGAGCAAGATCACCGCAATATCAAACGTCGGATACGACAGATGCTGGGGTTCAAATCGTTTCGCCGGGCACAGACGCTCCTGGCCGGCATCGAACTGATTCACATGATACGCAAAGGGCAATATCAACATCCACAAAGTGATGGATTATCACCCGCGGAACAATTCTATTTGCTGGCGGCCTAA
- a CDS encoding 3-hydroxyacyl-CoA dehydrogenase family protein yields MSKLKIAVVGGGNIGSSLAFDCALHGHDVVVIEKDVLACEQSRERVTETAGYAPLFSPLAKGKTTEEILLNIVWSQDLQAVSDCGFVVENITENIELKQALYARMSEFIAPHAVLAANTSCIPITKLGSFHKTPSQVIGVHFMNPVYLKHTVEVIVGLNTSEQTKARCLEILGMLGKNAVVVKDGPGFVSNRISHLFMNEAAFTIQDGVAQPADVDAIFKQCFGHKMGPLETADLIGIDTVVNSLDVLYQMFQDSKYRVCPLMRTMVDAGRLGRKSGRGFYTY; encoded by the coding sequence ATGTCAAAACTTAAAATAGCTGTGGTTGGTGGCGGAAATATTGGTTCTAGTCTTGCTTTCGATTGTGCGTTGCACGGGCATGATGTTGTTGTTATCGAAAAAGATGTTCTTGCCTGCGAACAGAGCAGGGAACGCGTCACGGAAACGGCGGGTTATGCACCTTTGTTCAGTCCGCTCGCTAAAGGAAAAACAACCGAGGAGATACTGCTCAACATCGTCTGGTCGCAGGATTTGCAAGCTGTGTCGGATTGTGGGTTTGTGGTGGAAAACATCACGGAAAATATCGAGCTTAAACAGGCATTATATGCCCGTATGTCTGAGTTTATTGCACCCCACGCGGTATTGGCGGCGAACACTTCCTGCATCCCTATCACAAAACTGGGATCGTTTCATAAAACGCCTTCTCAAGTGATTGGTGTGCATTTTATGAACCCGGTTTATCTGAAGCATACCGTCGAAGTGATTGTCGGTCTGAATACTTCTGAGCAAACCAAAGCGCGATGTCTGGAAATCTTGGGGATGTTGGGTAAAAACGCCGTCGTAGTGAAAGATGGTCCCGGTTTCGTCTCTAACCGGATTTCCCATTTATTTATGAATGAAGCCGCTTTCACCATACAGGATGGCGTTGCTCAACCTGCGGATGTGGACGCTATCTTTAAACAATGCTTCGGCCATAAAATGGGGCCGCTTGAAACAGCGGATCTGATCGGTATTGACACAGTGGTTAATTCCCTCGATGTACTTTACCAGATGTTTCAGGATTCAAAATATCGGGTCTGTCCGCTGATGCGGACAATGGTTGATGCGGGACGTTTGGGACGAAAATCCGGCCGGGGTTTTTACACTTATTAA